ATCTTTACGATTCCTGTGGCTATTGGCGATAGCATATCGATTGAGAAAATAGGCTACGGCACCATCAAAACGCAGATCAACACCGTGGAAGATATTATCCTGGAAATGCAATCTGGCTTACAGATCGAAACTGTTGTTGTATCCCGCGGCACGCGTGAATCCGAAATGCGCGGAATGTTGCGAGATTACGAACGCAAAGGGGTTTACCGCGGCGGACACAACTCGGTGGGCACGTACTTGGCCAGTCCGGCGACAGCCTTATATAACTTATTCGGTAAGGAACCCAAAAATGCCAGACGCTTTGAGGAGTACATGAACCAGGAGTTGGAAGAGACTAAAATTGACCGTATTTTTAGTAAGAGTATCGTAACGGAGCTGACAGGTCTAGAAGGAGAAGATTTACAATCTTTTATGGATTGGTACCGGCCGTCTTTGTCTACCGCGGAGCGTTGGGGGCGTTACGATCTGATGGTGTATATCAACAAGTCTTTCGAATCTTGGGAAGCCGAAGGGCGACCTAAATCTCAAAAATTACCTAAGCTGGAAATCCCCAAACAGGAGAAATAACTTCCTCAGGAAGAGCCATGTGCCTTCTTTTATCCATGATAAATTTATTTTGGCATTTACTTTGTTTATATTCTATTCAGAAGTATACATTTATCTTTTAGGTTATGACAATTAACAAAAAATTATCCGTTTATGGTTTGTCTTTAGCGACATCAGCAATGTTATTTGCGAGCTGTTCTACCATACAAAATACAAGTAGCACAACTAAAGGTGCGGTGATCGGCACGACAGCCGGAGGTGCTTTAGGTGCATTGATCGGTGGAAAAGCAGGTAATACTGCTGTAGGTGCTATCGCTGGTGCTGTGATCGGTGGAGCTGCAGGAGGGTTAATCGGTCGTAAGATGGATAATCAAGCGAAGGAAATCGAAAATGCCGTTGCAGGTGCTGAGGTAATCAAATCAGATGAAGGTATCATTGTGAAGTTTGATAGCGGTATCCTCTTCGACTTTAATAGCACACAGTTAAAAGGTGATGCAAAGACAAATATTGCCAAATTGGTAGAGACCTTAA
This sequence is a window from Sphingobacterium sp. lm-10. Protein-coding genes within it:
- a CDS encoding carboxypeptidase-like regulatory domain-containing protein, encoding MSQRTSAQSGADERRNISGMILERGTNNTRIADANVTNLNSQQKTRTSMQGIFTIPVAIGDSISIEKIGYGTIKTQINTVEDIILEMQSGLQIETVVVSRGTRESEMRGMLRDYERKGVYRGGHNSVGTYLASPATALYNLFGKEPKNARRFEEYMNQELEETKIDRIFSKSIVTELTGLEGEDLQSFMDWYRPSLSTAERWGRYDLMVYINKSFESWEAEGRPKSQKLPKLEIPKQEK
- a CDS encoding OmpA family protein produces the protein MTINKKLSVYGLSLATSAMLFASCSTIQNTSSTTKGAVIGTTAGGALGALIGGKAGNTAVGAIAGAVIGGAAGGLIGRKMDNQAKEIENAVAGAEVIKSDEGIIVKFDSGILFDFNSTQLKGDAKTNIAKLVETLNKEPDTEILVIGHTDNVGSMNANQKVSEGRAKSVRDYAVSQGLTGGRVKTQGKNFSEPIASNDTDAGRAENRRVEIVIVASEKMQQDAKREAGTN